In Osmia bicornis bicornis chromosome 10, iOsmBic2.1, whole genome shotgun sequence, one genomic interval encodes:
- the LOC114881518 gene encoding ubiquitin-associated domain-containing protein 1 isoform X3, translated as MLLAIPMPPKNFSVNVISLEGNVTDVAVNSDFTIEKIKIIVIKHFYGHDAAKTSSQFRLINLSKFKQLTDRCSVNDEEINEHDELILTKIRPVSKENLSEDTLKGPSEEVILQATNDLPIFNPHQHVSSIYCSVDFQNEIRKILITLVKASAKILTYSSKVNKFCEILKEKLEIKCKPTIDPNIVKVLMEMGYSHQRVIKALCLRKSNISEALEWLIEHQDDSDDDNDNNDDNDLSILTERDNDNVVAGSSLSDNTKRRSLKEVCIELFKGEMGFDEKGIINALKVTGNNQINACEWLLGERRHSLQDLNEGFDSESPIFKAIMSNSHIQLSLTNPKMLLVYLSILETPVSINMWLSDPEVSPILNQIIKTYHAEKHAIHINQYINN; from the exons ATGCTTTTGGCAATACCTATGCCACCAAAAAATTTCTCGGTTAATGTTATAAG tCTTGAAGGAAATGTTACAGATGTGGCTGTAAATTCAGATTTCacaatagaaaaaattaaaataattgtaataaagcATTTTTATGGTCATGATGCAGCAAAAACATCGTCTCAGTtccgtttaattaatttatccaaGTTTAAACAACTTACAGATAGATGTAGCGTGAATGATGAAGAAATCAATGAACATG atgaattaatattaacaaaaattcgtcctgtatcaaaagaaaatttatctgAAGATACCTTAAAAGGTCCAAGCGAAGAAGTAATATTACAAGCAACAAATGATCTACCTATATTTAATCCACATCAACATGTTTCATCTATTTATTGTTCTGTAgat TTTCAGAATGAAATacggaaaattttaataactcttGTAAAAGCATCAGCAAAAATTTTAACGTATAGTTCAAAAGTAAACAAGTTCtgtgaaattttaaaagaaaaattagaaataaaatgtaaacCTACTATTGATCCAAATATTGTAAAAGTTCTAATGGAAATGGGTTACTCTCATCAAAGAGTCATAAAAGCTCTTTGTTTACGAAA atcAAATATATCAGAAGCATTGGAGTGGTTAATAGAACATCAAGACGATTCAgatgatgataatgataataatgatgatAATGATTTAAGCATTTTAACTGAAAgagataatgataatgttgTAGCAGGTTCCAGCTTATCTGATAATACGAAAAGAAGATCATTGAAGGAAGTGTGTATTGAACTATTTAAAGGAG AAATGGGATTTGATGAAAAAGGTATTATTAATGCACTAAAAGTTACTGGAAACAATCAAATTAATGCT tgTGAATGGTTGCTCGGAGAACGAAGACATAGTTTACAAGATTTAAATGAAGGATTTGACTCTGAGAGTCCAATTTTCAAAGCGATTATGAGCAACTCGCATATTCAACTAAGTCTTACCAATCCTAAAATGTTGCTtg tGTATTTATCTATACTAGAAACCCCAGTTTCTATAAATATGTGGTTGAGCGATCCTGAAGTGTCACCTATACTTAATCAAATCATTAAAACATATCATGCTGAAAAACATGCAATTCatataaatcagtatataaataactaa
- the LOC114881518 gene encoding ubiquitin-associated domain-containing protein 1 isoform X2: MLLAIPMPPKNFSVNVISLEGNVTDVAVNSDFTIEKIKIIVIKHFYGHDAAKTSSQFRLINLSKFKQLTDRCSVNDEEINEHDELILTKIRPVSKENLSEDTLKGPSEEVILQATNDLPIFNPHQHVSSIYCSVDNEIRKILITLVKASAKILTYSSKVNKFCEILKEKLEIKCKPTIDPNIVKVLMEMGYSHQRVIKALCLRKSNISEALEWLIEHQDDSDDDNDNNDDNDLSILTERDNDNVVAGSSLSDNTKRRSLKEVCIELFKGENQGLQKQENLINIVDLLLESFHFYKKMDFKPNSKTVQSLLEMGFDEKGIINALKVTGNNQINACEWLLGERRHSLQDLNEGFDSESPIFKAIMSNSHIQLSLTNPKMLLVYLSILETPVSINMWLSDPEVSPILNQIIKTYHAEKHAIHINQYINN, encoded by the exons ATGCTTTTGGCAATACCTATGCCACCAAAAAATTTCTCGGTTAATGTTATAAG tCTTGAAGGAAATGTTACAGATGTGGCTGTAAATTCAGATTTCacaatagaaaaaattaaaataattgtaataaagcATTTTTATGGTCATGATGCAGCAAAAACATCGTCTCAGTtccgtttaattaatttatccaaGTTTAAACAACTTACAGATAGATGTAGCGTGAATGATGAAGAAATCAATGAACATG atgaattaatattaacaaaaattcgtcctgtatcaaaagaaaatttatctgAAGATACCTTAAAAGGTCCAAGCGAAGAAGTAATATTACAAGCAACAAATGATCTACCTATATTTAATCCACATCAACATGTTTCATCTATTTATTGTTCTGTAgat AATGAAATacggaaaattttaataactcttGTAAAAGCATCAGCAAAAATTTTAACGTATAGTTCAAAAGTAAACAAGTTCtgtgaaattttaaaagaaaaattagaaataaaatgtaaacCTACTATTGATCCAAATATTGTAAAAGTTCTAATGGAAATGGGTTACTCTCATCAAAGAGTCATAAAAGCTCTTTGTTTACGAAA atcAAATATATCAGAAGCATTGGAGTGGTTAATAGAACATCAAGACGATTCAgatgatgataatgataataatgatgatAATGATTTAAGCATTTTAACTGAAAgagataatgataatgttgTAGCAGGTTCCAGCTTATCTGATAATACGAAAAGAAGATCATTGAAGGAAGTGTGTATTGAACTATTTAAAGGAG AAAATCAAGGGTTGCAGAAACaagaaaatttgattaatataGTAGATCTTTTACTAGaaagttttcatttttataaaaagatgGACTTCAAACCTAATTCTAAAACAGTGCAATCACTTCTAGAAATGGGATTTGATGAAAAAGGTATTATTAATGCACTAAAAGTTACTGGAAACAATCAAATTAATGCT tgTGAATGGTTGCTCGGAGAACGAAGACATAGTTTACAAGATTTAAATGAAGGATTTGACTCTGAGAGTCCAATTTTCAAAGCGATTATGAGCAACTCGCATATTCAACTAAGTCTTACCAATCCTAAAATGTTGCTtg tGTATTTATCTATACTAGAAACCCCAGTTTCTATAAATATGTGGTTGAGCGATCCTGAAGTGTCACCTATACTTAATCAAATCATTAAAACATATCATGCTGAAAAACATGCAATTCatataaatcagtatataaataactaa
- the LOC114881518 gene encoding ubiquitin-associated domain-containing protein 1 isoform X1 yields MLLAIPMPPKNFSVNVISLEGNVTDVAVNSDFTIEKIKIIVIKHFYGHDAAKTSSQFRLINLSKFKQLTDRCSVNDEEINEHDELILTKIRPVSKENLSEDTLKGPSEEVILQATNDLPIFNPHQHVSSIYCSVDFQNEIRKILITLVKASAKILTYSSKVNKFCEILKEKLEIKCKPTIDPNIVKVLMEMGYSHQRVIKALCLRKSNISEALEWLIEHQDDSDDDNDNNDDNDLSILTERDNDNVVAGSSLSDNTKRRSLKEVCIELFKGENQGLQKQENLINIVDLLLESFHFYKKMDFKPNSKTVQSLLEMGFDEKGIINALKVTGNNQINACEWLLGERRHSLQDLNEGFDSESPIFKAIMSNSHIQLSLTNPKMLLVYLSILETPVSINMWLSDPEVSPILNQIIKTYHAEKHAIHINQYINN; encoded by the exons ATGCTTTTGGCAATACCTATGCCACCAAAAAATTTCTCGGTTAATGTTATAAG tCTTGAAGGAAATGTTACAGATGTGGCTGTAAATTCAGATTTCacaatagaaaaaattaaaataattgtaataaagcATTTTTATGGTCATGATGCAGCAAAAACATCGTCTCAGTtccgtttaattaatttatccaaGTTTAAACAACTTACAGATAGATGTAGCGTGAATGATGAAGAAATCAATGAACATG atgaattaatattaacaaaaattcgtcctgtatcaaaagaaaatttatctgAAGATACCTTAAAAGGTCCAAGCGAAGAAGTAATATTACAAGCAACAAATGATCTACCTATATTTAATCCACATCAACATGTTTCATCTATTTATTGTTCTGTAgat TTTCAGAATGAAATacggaaaattttaataactcttGTAAAAGCATCAGCAAAAATTTTAACGTATAGTTCAAAAGTAAACAAGTTCtgtgaaattttaaaagaaaaattagaaataaaatgtaaacCTACTATTGATCCAAATATTGTAAAAGTTCTAATGGAAATGGGTTACTCTCATCAAAGAGTCATAAAAGCTCTTTGTTTACGAAA atcAAATATATCAGAAGCATTGGAGTGGTTAATAGAACATCAAGACGATTCAgatgatgataatgataataatgatgatAATGATTTAAGCATTTTAACTGAAAgagataatgataatgttgTAGCAGGTTCCAGCTTATCTGATAATACGAAAAGAAGATCATTGAAGGAAGTGTGTATTGAACTATTTAAAGGAG AAAATCAAGGGTTGCAGAAACaagaaaatttgattaatataGTAGATCTTTTACTAGaaagttttcatttttataaaaagatgGACTTCAAACCTAATTCTAAAACAGTGCAATCACTTCTAGAAATGGGATTTGATGAAAAAGGTATTATTAATGCACTAAAAGTTACTGGAAACAATCAAATTAATGCT tgTGAATGGTTGCTCGGAGAACGAAGACATAGTTTACAAGATTTAAATGAAGGATTTGACTCTGAGAGTCCAATTTTCAAAGCGATTATGAGCAACTCGCATATTCAACTAAGTCTTACCAATCCTAAAATGTTGCTtg tGTATTTATCTATACTAGAAACCCCAGTTTCTATAAATATGTGGTTGAGCGATCCTGAAGTGTCACCTATACTTAATCAAATCATTAAAACATATCATGCTGAAAAACATGCAATTCatataaatcagtatataaataactaa
- the LOC114881520 gene encoding coiled-coil domain-containing protein 25 isoform X1, whose amino-acid sequence MVYYFTSEVIQPPVTLFMGVDKYESFKVCDFIDEDLIKWGWPEDIWFHVDKYSSAHVYLRLNFGQTIDDIPSAVLEDAAQLVKANSIEGNKMNDVDVVYTMWSNLKKTQGMEVGQVGFHKDKDVRKIHVAKRINTIVNRLNKTKRTEQVNFRVEREKRDQIEREDKKKLLREQKEKEKAEEKRRKEEAEMRSYNSLFSTCNMTSNAENSGYDSDDFM is encoded by the exons atggtttattattttacaagcgAAG tTATTCAACCACCAGTAACATTATTTATGGGAGTTGATAAATATGAAA GTTTTAAAGTATGCGATTTTATAGATGAAGACCTTATAAAATGGGGTTGGCCAGAGGATATTTGGTTTCATGTGGATAAATACTCATCAGCACACGTATACTTGCGTCTCAATTTt GGACAAACAATAGATGACATACCAAGTGCAGTTTTAGAAGATGCTGCACAATTAGTAAAAGCAAACAGTATtgaaggaaataaaatgaatgatGTTGATGTGGTATATACAATGTGgtctaatttaaaaaaaactcAGGGTATGGAAGTAGGTCAAGTTGGTTTTCACAAAGATAAAGATGTTCGTAAGATTCATGTTGCAAAACGAATAAATACTATTGTTAATCGATTGAATAAAACTAAGCGTACAGAACAAGTGAATTTTagagtagaaagagaaaaacgaGACCAAATTGAACgagaagataaaaagaaacttttaaGGGAACAAAAGGAGAAGGAAAAAGCTGAAGAAAAACGACGAAAGGAAGAGGCAGAAATGAG GAGTTACAATTCCTTATTCAGTACATGTAATATGACATCAAATGCAGAGAACAGTGGATATGATTCGGATGATTTTATGTGA
- the LOC114881520 gene encoding coiled-coil domain-containing protein 25 isoform X2, translated as MVYYFTSEVIQPPVTLFMGVDKYEICDFIDEDLIKWGWPEDIWFHVDKYSSAHVYLRLNFGQTIDDIPSAVLEDAAQLVKANSIEGNKMNDVDVVYTMWSNLKKTQGMEVGQVGFHKDKDVRKIHVAKRINTIVNRLNKTKRTEQVNFRVEREKRDQIEREDKKKLLREQKEKEKAEEKRRKEEAEMRSYNSLFSTCNMTSNAENSGYDSDDFM; from the exons atggtttattattttacaagcgAAG tTATTCAACCACCAGTAACATTATTTATGGGAGTTGATAAATATGAAA TATGCGATTTTATAGATGAAGACCTTATAAAATGGGGTTGGCCAGAGGATATTTGGTTTCATGTGGATAAATACTCATCAGCACACGTATACTTGCGTCTCAATTTt GGACAAACAATAGATGACATACCAAGTGCAGTTTTAGAAGATGCTGCACAATTAGTAAAAGCAAACAGTATtgaaggaaataaaatgaatgatGTTGATGTGGTATATACAATGTGgtctaatttaaaaaaaactcAGGGTATGGAAGTAGGTCAAGTTGGTTTTCACAAAGATAAAGATGTTCGTAAGATTCATGTTGCAAAACGAATAAATACTATTGTTAATCGATTGAATAAAACTAAGCGTACAGAACAAGTGAATTTTagagtagaaagagaaaaacgaGACCAAATTGAACgagaagataaaaagaaacttttaaGGGAACAAAAGGAGAAGGAAAAAGCTGAAGAAAAACGACGAAAGGAAGAGGCAGAAATGAG GAGTTACAATTCCTTATTCAGTACATGTAATATGACATCAAATGCAGAGAACAGTGGATATGATTCGGATGATTTTATGTGA
- the LOC114881520 gene encoding coiled-coil domain-containing protein 25 isoform X3, giving the protein MVYYFTSEVIQPPVTLFMGVDKYENEDLIKWGWPEDIWFHVDKYSSAHVYLRLNFGQTIDDIPSAVLEDAAQLVKANSIEGNKMNDVDVVYTMWSNLKKTQGMEVGQVGFHKDKDVRKIHVAKRINTIVNRLNKTKRTEQVNFRVEREKRDQIEREDKKKLLREQKEKEKAEEKRRKEEAEMRSYNSLFSTCNMTSNAENSGYDSDDFM; this is encoded by the exons atggtttattattttacaagcgAAG tTATTCAACCACCAGTAACATTATTTATGGGAGTTGATAAATATGAAA ATGAAGACCTTATAAAATGGGGTTGGCCAGAGGATATTTGGTTTCATGTGGATAAATACTCATCAGCACACGTATACTTGCGTCTCAATTTt GGACAAACAATAGATGACATACCAAGTGCAGTTTTAGAAGATGCTGCACAATTAGTAAAAGCAAACAGTATtgaaggaaataaaatgaatgatGTTGATGTGGTATATACAATGTGgtctaatttaaaaaaaactcAGGGTATGGAAGTAGGTCAAGTTGGTTTTCACAAAGATAAAGATGTTCGTAAGATTCATGTTGCAAAACGAATAAATACTATTGTTAATCGATTGAATAAAACTAAGCGTACAGAACAAGTGAATTTTagagtagaaagagaaaaacgaGACCAAATTGAACgagaagataaaaagaaacttttaaGGGAACAAAAGGAGAAGGAAAAAGCTGAAGAAAAACGACGAAAGGAAGAGGCAGAAATGAG GAGTTACAATTCCTTATTCAGTACATGTAATATGACATCAAATGCAGAGAACAGTGGATATGATTCGGATGATTTTATGTGA
- the LOC114881519 gene encoding queuine tRNA-ribosyltransferase catalytic subunit isoform X3: MSDDINRLSTNKQFQKMANSVKPALFFEIFHECQTTKARTGKITLIHHCVDTPVFMPVGTQGLNVMREAGGLHNFMNWKRALLTDSGGFQMVSLLELAEITEEGVKFKSPYNESDCMLTPEHSIHIQNIIGADIIMQLDDVVKSTLKGPRVEEAMHRTSRWLDRCLTAHKRANDQSIFPIVQGGLDAKLRSESANQLIKRKVNGYAVGGLSGGESKDEFWKMVHLTTNILPKNKPRYLMGVGFAIDLIICSALGIDMFDCVFPTRTARFGCALVQTGQLNLKQIQYCKDTRPIDESCECNTCKTYTRAYLHHIVTVETAACHLLSVHNIAFQMKLMQNIRQSINEQRFPEFIQVYMLNIYPDKKYPSWIIDVLKAVNVNLL; the protein is encoded by the exons TTTCAAAAAATGGCAAATAGCGTAAAACCAgctttattttttgaaatatttcatgaatGTCAAACAACAAAAGCTAGAACTGGAAAAATAACTCTCATTCATCATTGCGTGGATACACCTGTATTTATGCCTGTAGGGACACAA GGTCTTAATGTTATGCGAGAAGCTGGAGGATTACATAATTTCATGAATTGGAAAAGAGCTTTACTGACTGATTCAGGTGGTTTTCAAATGGTATCATTATTAGAGCTAGCAGAAATTACAGAAGAAGgtgttaaatttaaatcacCATATAATG AATCAGATTGTATGTTGACTCCTGAACACTCGATacatatacaaaatataatagGTGCAGATATAATTATGCAACTTGATGATGTAGTTAAGAGTACATTAAAAGGGCCCAGAGTAGAAGAAGCAATGCATAG aacAAGTAGATGGTTAGACAGATGTTTAACAGCTCACAAAAGGGCAAACGATCAGAGTATATTTCCTATTGTACAAGGAGGTCTTGATGCCAAACTTAGATCTGAAAGTGCAAATCAATTGATTAAGCGTAAAGTAAATGGTTATGCTGTGGGTGGCTTAAG TGGCGGAGAAAGTAAAGATGAGTTTTGGAAAATGGTACACCTTACTACAAATATACTTCCAAAAAATAAGCCACGTTATTTAATGGGTGTTGGATTTGCcattgatttaattatttgttctGCTTTGGGAATAGATATGTTTGATTGCGTGTTTCCTACAAGAACTgca agATTTGGCTGTGCATTGGTGCAAACAGGACAATTGAACCTAAAACAAATTCAATATTGTAAAGATACAAGACCGATAGATGAATCGTGTGAGTGTAATACATGTAAAACATATACACGAGCCTATCTTCATCATATTGTGACAGTAGAAACTGCTGCATGCCATTTATTGTCTGTTCATAATATTGCATTTCAAATGAAGTTAATGCAAAATATTAGACAAAGTATCAACGAACAAAGATTTCCAGAATTTATACAAGTGTATATGTTAAatatatatccagacaaaaaATATCCTTCGTGGATAATTGATGTCCTTAAAGCTGTTAACGTTAATCTGTTATGA
- the LOC114881519 gene encoding queuine tRNA-ribosyltransferase catalytic subunit isoform X1, producing MSDDINRLSTNKQFQKMANSVKPALFFEIFHECQTTKARTGKITLIHHCVDTPVFMPVGTQGTLKGLLSQQLEQLNCQIILGNTYHLGTRPGLNVMREAGGLHNFMNWKRALLTDSGGFQMVSLLELAEITEEGVKFKSPYNESDCMLTPEHSIHIQNIIGADIIMQLDDVVKSTLKGPRVEEAMHRTSRWLDRCLTAHKRANDQSIFPIVQGGLDAKLRSESANQLIKRKVNGYAVGGLSGGESKDEFWKMVHLTTNILPKNKPRYLMGVGFAIDLIICSALGIDMFDCVFPTRTARFGCALVQTGQLNLKQIQYCKDTRPIDESCECNTCKTYTRAYLHHIVTVETAACHLLSVHNIAFQMKLMQNIRQSINEQRFPEFIQVYMLNIYPDKKYPSWIIDVLKAVNVNLL from the exons TTTCAAAAAATGGCAAATAGCGTAAAACCAgctttattttttgaaatatttcatgaatGTCAAACAACAAAAGCTAGAACTGGAAAAATAACTCTCATTCATCATTGCGTGGATACACCTGTATTTATGCCTGTAGGGACACAA gGCACATTGAAAGGTTTATTATCTCAGCAACTAGAACAACTGAATTGTCAAATTATTCTTGGAAATACGTATCACTTAGGAACAAGACCT GGTCTTAATGTTATGCGAGAAGCTGGAGGATTACATAATTTCATGAATTGGAAAAGAGCTTTACTGACTGATTCAGGTGGTTTTCAAATGGTATCATTATTAGAGCTAGCAGAAATTACAGAAGAAGgtgttaaatttaaatcacCATATAATG AATCAGATTGTATGTTGACTCCTGAACACTCGATacatatacaaaatataatagGTGCAGATATAATTATGCAACTTGATGATGTAGTTAAGAGTACATTAAAAGGGCCCAGAGTAGAAGAAGCAATGCATAG aacAAGTAGATGGTTAGACAGATGTTTAACAGCTCACAAAAGGGCAAACGATCAGAGTATATTTCCTATTGTACAAGGAGGTCTTGATGCCAAACTTAGATCTGAAAGTGCAAATCAATTGATTAAGCGTAAAGTAAATGGTTATGCTGTGGGTGGCTTAAG TGGCGGAGAAAGTAAAGATGAGTTTTGGAAAATGGTACACCTTACTACAAATATACTTCCAAAAAATAAGCCACGTTATTTAATGGGTGTTGGATTTGCcattgatttaattatttgttctGCTTTGGGAATAGATATGTTTGATTGCGTGTTTCCTACAAGAACTgca agATTTGGCTGTGCATTGGTGCAAACAGGACAATTGAACCTAAAACAAATTCAATATTGTAAAGATACAAGACCGATAGATGAATCGTGTGAGTGTAATACATGTAAAACATATACACGAGCCTATCTTCATCATATTGTGACAGTAGAAACTGCTGCATGCCATTTATTGTCTGTTCATAATATTGCATTTCAAATGAAGTTAATGCAAAATATTAGACAAAGTATCAACGAACAAAGATTTCCAGAATTTATACAAGTGTATATGTTAAatatatatccagacaaaaaATATCCTTCGTGGATAATTGATGTCCTTAAAGCTGTTAACGTTAATCTGTTATGA
- the LOC114881519 gene encoding queuine tRNA-ribosyltransferase catalytic subunit isoform X2 — MANSVKPALFFEIFHECQTTKARTGKITLIHHCVDTPVFMPVGTQGTLKGLLSQQLEQLNCQIILGNTYHLGTRPGLNVMREAGGLHNFMNWKRALLTDSGGFQMVSLLELAEITEEGVKFKSPYNESDCMLTPEHSIHIQNIIGADIIMQLDDVVKSTLKGPRVEEAMHRTSRWLDRCLTAHKRANDQSIFPIVQGGLDAKLRSESANQLIKRKVNGYAVGGLSGGESKDEFWKMVHLTTNILPKNKPRYLMGVGFAIDLIICSALGIDMFDCVFPTRTARFGCALVQTGQLNLKQIQYCKDTRPIDESCECNTCKTYTRAYLHHIVTVETAACHLLSVHNIAFQMKLMQNIRQSINEQRFPEFIQVYMLNIYPDKKYPSWIIDVLKAVNVNLL, encoded by the exons ATGGCAAATAGCGTAAAACCAgctttattttttgaaatatttcatgaatGTCAAACAACAAAAGCTAGAACTGGAAAAATAACTCTCATTCATCATTGCGTGGATACACCTGTATTTATGCCTGTAGGGACACAA gGCACATTGAAAGGTTTATTATCTCAGCAACTAGAACAACTGAATTGTCAAATTATTCTTGGAAATACGTATCACTTAGGAACAAGACCT GGTCTTAATGTTATGCGAGAAGCTGGAGGATTACATAATTTCATGAATTGGAAAAGAGCTTTACTGACTGATTCAGGTGGTTTTCAAATGGTATCATTATTAGAGCTAGCAGAAATTACAGAAGAAGgtgttaaatttaaatcacCATATAATG AATCAGATTGTATGTTGACTCCTGAACACTCGATacatatacaaaatataatagGTGCAGATATAATTATGCAACTTGATGATGTAGTTAAGAGTACATTAAAAGGGCCCAGAGTAGAAGAAGCAATGCATAG aacAAGTAGATGGTTAGACAGATGTTTAACAGCTCACAAAAGGGCAAACGATCAGAGTATATTTCCTATTGTACAAGGAGGTCTTGATGCCAAACTTAGATCTGAAAGTGCAAATCAATTGATTAAGCGTAAAGTAAATGGTTATGCTGTGGGTGGCTTAAG TGGCGGAGAAAGTAAAGATGAGTTTTGGAAAATGGTACACCTTACTACAAATATACTTCCAAAAAATAAGCCACGTTATTTAATGGGTGTTGGATTTGCcattgatttaattatttgttctGCTTTGGGAATAGATATGTTTGATTGCGTGTTTCCTACAAGAACTgca agATTTGGCTGTGCATTGGTGCAAACAGGACAATTGAACCTAAAACAAATTCAATATTGTAAAGATACAAGACCGATAGATGAATCGTGTGAGTGTAATACATGTAAAACATATACACGAGCCTATCTTCATCATATTGTGACAGTAGAAACTGCTGCATGCCATTTATTGTCTGTTCATAATATTGCATTTCAAATGAAGTTAATGCAAAATATTAGACAAAGTATCAACGAACAAAGATTTCCAGAATTTATACAAGTGTATATGTTAAatatatatccagacaaaaaATATCCTTCGTGGATAATTGATGTCCTTAAAGCTGTTAACGTTAATCTGTTATGA